The Elgaria multicarinata webbii isolate HBS135686 ecotype San Diego chromosome 11, rElgMul1.1.pri, whole genome shotgun sequence genome segment CGCCACCAGTCCAGCACACTTGAAGTCACACACTTGCCACTATACATAATGCAAATGGCAGAAGGGAGGACTGTGAAGGGAATGGACAAGAGGAACTGGGGTTGCCATCTTTTCCTCTTTCCTACTACATCTGGGTTGTAAAGTGGAAACCCTATTGAACTAGGGCAAAAACAAGCCGAGCCAGTGGATGCACAGAAATATATTTTCAATCCTGTTAACTTCCCCAGTATCATAAAATAGTTCACAGTGCATTTCAGCATTGTTTTCACCAGAAGAAACTAAACTGAAACTGAATATTAAGACATAAATACCTGAAGATAAACTGTGCCACTCGCCCTGTCATTATTTAATCCATAATTTAGATTCTACAAATCCTAAGAAAATAGTTACAAGCCAATGAAAGCATATCTAGATTCCTGTGAAATATATCAATCCCAGATGATCTACAACAGCCCTGCCTGACCAGCTGCATTGTGCAATGGCTGTGCAGGCTGGAGATGAGGACATCATCTGCACCATGCAcatgcactataaaagtggtatataaaaggcaggagccacaccaaggaagATATactggtatggaagtggtatatggtatatgtcaatgggccccaacagttgtcagtgcacttcaatactgctataaagcagtagtgtgtctcctggattttatatactgctttcatagtgaaatatcctgcttggtgtagatgaggccatagtccaatgcatctggaacacaccagtttggagaagattGATCTACAATTTAAACAGAATCACTACTACATAAAATGCCCAACCatagtgtatttattttatgcattgAAAAAAGCATTTCTAGACCACTTTTGTCCCTAAGAAGGGGTCTCCACAATTGTTAGATTAACATGAAAAGCCAATAAAAGCCacagagggcacaatcctacatgtttagacagaaagaggtcctacaactcccagccagccaacTGGGGAATCCAACAGTAGGATTGATTTGTTTCAGAGCTCCAAGGGAAATCCCCGGGATGCCTGCGCAGTGGCTTCTGTGTCATATAATCAACCCCGTGCCACTGCatacccaccctggggcttttgtcatgtatagacagcccccaagtttgGGGAGCCCTGGAttgaaatccccattcagccatcaaATTTCCTGGGTGATGTTGCACCACTCACCATTGttgtaagaacataggaagagacaCGCTGGATCGggtcaaaggtccatctagtccagcattctgttctcatagggcccagccagctgcccatgggaagtccccaagcaggacatgagtgcaacagcacctttccactcatgttccccaacaactggtgttcatagacatactgcctttgatactggaggtagcatatagtcatcagggctagcagccatctATCCCCTCCATGAATTGGCCTaacacccctttaaagccatccaaattggtggccatcactcaaCCTatcactctcagcctagccttcttcagagggttgttgtgagaataaaatcagGGAGGGGGGCATGCCTCATCTCCTTAAAGAAAGAAACggctaaaaatacaataaatgaatagCATCTCTGGGGCAGAGAGCTTCAACCTTTCCCACCTTGGCTGCAATTGCCTTAACAAGACTGCTTTGCATTTCTGCCTATGATCTGGACCACAAGCTCTGTCTCAAGTGCTTGAATACGCGAGTCTTCCACATTTCTTTCTGCATGCAGGGACagggcttccccttcccctcctcaatCCTGTCACCCTTGAACTAGGTTTTGCTATCCTAGTTTGAAGAACACGTTCCACTCCACCCTTTGTGCTCCAAGGTGCTGGCAGGGGCAGAGGCGGCGAATGGTTCTCATTAAAAGAGGCCTGAGCAACTAAAGCTCTTACCTGTAGGGAACGGGGAGTCCTCTGCATGAAAAGAGGTTTTCCACAGCAAGCAGGTCTCCGAACCTATGGTCTTCCTAGCACTCGCTTCCTTTTCTAGTGCTCAGGCACAGTATCAGTATCAGATCCTATCCATAACTCGACCACAAGAGAGGaaacaaacacatgcaaaaaACTTGGAGTTTGACCTgaactggaaaaataaaagctGAAAAAGAAAGATTCCATACCAACAGtaggattgattgattaattactCATTAATCCTACTgtaggattaattaattaattaattaattaatagtaaTTTAAAAGGGTGGGGGAGCACAACAGCCATGGACGATCTGTCAGCAATGTGGAATAGGGCTGCTCAAATAGTGATATCCAATCCCTGAGCACATTAACACCTTATTCAGTGGGGTGGGCAACGTAGGTTGATTTGTGTGGGAAGAGAAAGATGTGGAAGTGGTCCATCTGCACGTTTACCAGCAATAATGAAAAAGGAACTTGAGGGGGAAGAAGAAATTGTGGTAGCGGGATCTGcagcccttgaagctgctctgaagACTGCTGAGTCGGAAAGAGAGGTTTGGGGCCATAAAAGGAAATGACCAGGTGATCAATTCCTGACTTCAAGTGGAGACAAAGAAGTACGgttaaacactttttttttctttggtaGGATCACCAACTATTTTCCAACTTCTGATCCTATGCCTTTAACTGGGGCTCGATCTGCAGCCATGAGCAGTCGTGCTTATCGCCCTGCCTGCTTTATCTTCAGATCTGACTGCTGTTAAAAACACGACAGCAAGCCATGATGTTTTTCTTCAGGTCAGTTGGCAATTTAGGGTGAccagctgtcaggatttcccaggatttgtcctggcttttgttctatcctgggtgtcggggggggggggggattttctgtaattttctgtaaTGTCCAGGAAAGACAAGCTTTCCCCTTTTAGGGCATCATTAGTGTGGTAGGAGGGTATGATGCGCTTTCTGGAGgcaccatttcacacacacacacacacacacacacactgctccaatcagggcctgaaaggggaaagtgtgtcattcctgattagagcagtgggggggggggggagggggaatgacacactttcccctcctctactccaaCTAGGGCTTTTCATGTGGCAGGGGGGAAAGGTGCTTCCTCTCCACACtgcgtgtcctcttttttggtttcccaaatatggtcaacctacctGGCATCCCAAAGAATTCAACCACCCAAGGCAGCCATCATTGTTGAGAACAATTTATTGTAGAAATTCCATCAACAATACAGTAAAAGGAACATACGTACAATCTCCTCTGTGAttcattattttaacattttgtttaaaaaacaccaaccaCCACATATCTGCCCTTTCTTGCCTATACAATTAGGCTAGCCCTGCTACATACACAAAATATGAACTTTtggttgcttccacactagagCCCTTTGTTACCCCCAAGACATTGCTTTTAGGCAATTAgctggaaataaaattaaaatggaggttCCATACCACAGTTTAATATTGCATTATATTATTCAGTGAAAGCCTTCCCTCAAGGTCAAGATCCTTCTATAATCTTTGCTTACAAGTAAGTTCCATTCTGAAAAGATTCAATTAAATTTCAATTAAAAGTTTGTTGCTTGAAGGTTCAGCTTGTTTTATTGCTTCCTCTTGTTCGCACCGAAGGGATGCATGGTGAATAGCCTGCCAATTTCCCCTTGAAAAGCCTTTCTAAATTGCCcaattaagggagcaatctttGGTCCCTAGATGTTGCTGGAGAGGCTGTAGGACACTGGGGATTCCCCCTTCCAAGGGGAAGTCAGAGATCTGACCCTTGAcctcttgcagccagcatgggaggAACTGTGCCGGTTACATTCCgaggttggaaaagcaaccttggaaaGGGAGAAATAGGGATGTTtcactgggtggggaggggagaggccaggatgcAAGCTCTCCTgaagcctctccagcctccttccctctccctctgaagcactgttgctagatgggcaaaaaaaagcccatctagagaAAATGCAGTGTGGGAggactgtgaggcaggtaaagaTCATTGCCTCCCACCCTGCACGGGATGTTCAGAAGCCTCCAAATTTGAGGGCTTCCGATCATTGTGGACATAATCCTATCAATTGTGCCCTTAGCATTTATATTCTTTCATTCATTAAcctaataataagaataataataataataatgatgatgatgatgatgataatacagTTCTATTTTGCTAAGAGGAACAACAACTGTACATGTAATTTAAGAAAAGTAAAAATTACAGCTTTCCCTGGCAGGAACAGAAACTGAGATTTGGATAATTCAGAAAGGCTGTTCTGGGGGCATGCTATTCATCACTAACTTCCCCACAACCATGAAACAATAAGCAGGCAGAAACAAAGTTTTTTAAAGGAGCTTCTTTAGatttaagggaaattgtgtttgcttaccagtgctttgctttctgcttctcttctgcaattgtCATGAACTGAATTGCATGGGCAAAGAGAGGCGACCATGTggtcatagtattgaatgggacagtgcccctTGGTGAGTGTTTTGTAacacaacttctcctgcacacagtaggaaatcccaaaatatttcagaagaatcaagatatccaagctgttgttgttgttgttgttttgttttaaacagaataagcaggggaaggagcagatgatgtgcaggaggttcacgatgtcaaaaggacccatgaacttccatgagtggctagtCATGAGTGTGCCTTATTTCATTCATATGAAGAAGCCCAAAGAATCTGGAGCCTTGAGATGTCTTAATGGTGTATTTCCTGTCCATATTGGACAATCCGGTGTtgcaattgcattttatttcctgAAAACGAATATAAATCAAGACTGGAAAGATATCAGAGGATGACAAGGGGCTGATCtccaggaggttttttttactgGCATTGCAACACTTGACTCACTGGCACATCACACAATACACACCTCAAACCATCCTCCTCATGTTATTTCTTCCTCAATATTCTGTTTTCCAAGGTTCCTTTACGATGGTTTTCCTGATGCTTGCAGTTTCCATGCACTACAAAGAAATGTGTGTTCCAACCTAGCACTATTATAACTCTTACTAGTACAAGGGCAGATCtagacagcgtcctgaaggcgcttgcaggcgcctccagtgtgccccgaaactgattgtgtagatcttgccctacctggccagaagagatggagaaggaggcagcggcagcggcggccccgcatcgcccctcatgGGGACAGGGTGAAAAGTTTCTggcctcggcggcttcgctggggaatccggcttcttccgccgagctctcaaacccgggtggctctttcgccggcagcaggaggccggcggggaggtgggcggcggggggcggcggtGTGATTCCCCAGTGAAGCTGCCGAGGCCAGAAacttttcaccccgtccccgtgaggggcAATGCGGGGGCcccgctgctgcctcctcctccatctcttctggccaggtagggcaagatctacacaatcagtttcggggcgcactggaggcgcctgcaagcgccttcaggacgctgtctaGATCTGCCCCAAGTGGCTTTAAACCTGCATCCACCCTCTCGTATCCAGCCGCCCTGTCTTTCTGTTGCTACCCCTTTGGTTCCCTGTTGTTTCCtcacactgattttaatgggatttatGGGCTGAAAAAACCCCACTCACAAAtgccctcttccttctcccttcctcttcctcagtgCTGTCCAGAAAAATAGCTTTCACTGCTGACCTCCCCAAGGAAAGAGTGGGGAACAAAAGGAGGTCGACTGCAATCGCATCTGTGTGAGAGAGTTGATTGTGTCACAAACATGGCGGATCCTGCGATGATGCCGTTTTGCAGGACCACCAGCACAGTGATGCTCGCACACAGAAGGAGCTATAGTGTAAATACTGCCATGGAGAACACTGGACTGTAATTACTTGATCATGATATTGACTGGATGTTCCATAAGAGGAAGTGTTGATGTGGTATGCAACAGTAATagtttggggtggttttttttggaaaataagAATCAAACATGGGGTGGGGTCGGGAGTAAGTGAACAAAGGATGGCAATTCCAGTAAGAAAGCAACCTTTATCTTCTCTAGAGGCGCTCTTGTTGGCTTATTGAAATGAACATTGTTACAGTGGTATCACTTCTACTTGACCATGCACCAGCCCTCTGGTCAGGGAGCACATTTCTCTCTACTGAGTGGCTAGTTCTATTCTGCCCTGACCAAGTGCCAAAGGGGGAGGTGGTACTATTTTACTCAATATTCTGAAAACTCCCCCTTAGCTGGTCAAACTACAGCTACTCCTCCCTCCTCAACATGGGCCTTTCAACCCCCTTTGACCTGTACATAGAAGGGAGTGACTTCCTTCAGGGCTGGAGCCCAGGCTCACATAGCCTTGAGTCTTCCCGTGGACTGGGATTGCAACCAGGATTGGGACCCATTTGTATGGCATGTGTTTTCTCCGAGACCATCAGTCCTGGTTGTATTTGCCCGAGGCAATTCTCCTTGGAGCAGATGCCCGGTTCCGTACTGTCCCCGGAAGGGCCACTGAGGCAGGCATCAGAATCTTTCCCCTTCAGAGAGTTTCCCCAGGAACCCTGGGCCTCTCCACAGGTATCCAGCCGCCAAGGCAGAAGTAAGTACTTGTGCACTTCAATAGCAGGACTGCGACGATTCGGGTCAATCACCATTAGGCGGCGGAACATGTCCAAGACATAGGTGGTGAAGCCTTTCCAGAGGCCCGGAGCCTCCCCGGGCACAGTGCGGTTCTGCCAAATGCCAAATTCCTCAAACTGAGGGTCAGGGCTCATTGCCACATCCCAAGGGAAGCAACCAGTGCAGAGGCAGAACAGCAGCACCCCAAAGGCCCAGACATCAAGGCTGGAGTCCAGAGCCAGAGTCTCCGAGCCCTCCAGTAGGCACAATTCAGGTGGGGAATAGGGAAGAGTGCCAGACATGGCCGCTACTTGTGTGCCTTCCAGTCGCGTCAGGCCGAAGTCGCCCAGCTTCACCAGACGACACTCTCTGTCAAAAAGCATCACATTGTCTAGCTTTATGTCGCGGTGCACCAAGGCTTTGCTGTGCATGAAATCGAGTGCCTCGGCCACCTGGGCTGCACACCGTTTCACCTGCACCTCAGGAATGCCTTCCTATTGAGAAAGAGGAACGGGAGTTACAGAGGTGACAAACACGAGGAACAGATCCTGCAAGAAACCCTGACGCCAGCTCTGTTCCCATAACTATTCTGGTAACACTATTGTAAGACCTAAGGGCTGTCTAAACGTCATCtttgccccgcggtggctgcgaatcggtgctgcgtcagttatatgacgcagccgctgaTTCACATCCACCACAGGGAGAATAGACAAAGCTGCccactggaaaagttggggacttaacctgacttttcctgctggagtgaGGTCACCAAAGCTCTTTCACTGTCAGGCCTTGCTCTGGCGTCACACCACGGGCATTCCCAGGCAAaaggcaacctctgattggtcgTCGGAAGCCATGGAAGAAGCAGAGAGCAGGCCCAGCAAgtcaaatggctgccagaaagcccccACTGCCTCCTTCATTTGGATTACCTGCCACCACCCCGCAGCAACGAAACTGTGGAGTTTAGCAGCAGCGTGGTGCCAAAGCAGTGTTGTGAAGGCAGGCATCTAAATGTTACCCACAATGTTAGGGGCTCATTTACTTGCTCATCTTCCAATACCATATATGctatggtatatatatatacaccataTATACCACATATACCCTTCTGGATTTTACATAGGGCAAAGAGGCCAGTCtctacaaagaaaaaagaaaagaaagaaagaaaaagaaaaaagaatggacCAAAATCTGACATCAGAATTTGCTATATTTAGAAACCAGTGGCAGAACACTTCAGCATCCCAAGGAGATTGTATCACAGAGCTGAAAGTCACCATTGTAGAGCAAAGGACTTTCAAAGATAGATTAGAGACTGTGGAGTTATCATCAGGCAATCAATAATTCTTATCACTAGAGGCTTGAATTGGAATAACATCTTTTTTATataatgaccccgttcagacaacatgctaatccatgatacttaaaacattttaagctaaacattatggcttagcgtgttgtatgaaccattcctaaccatgggggctacataaccatggcttaaacatgttcactaaccatttgctgcaaaagggttagcagcataACCAAGActtagtgcattgtctgaacaggccccaaacTATGAGTTAATTGACTCACCTAAtacagcaaatttgttatcatcAACAGCCGCACTGTAAATGTCCACTACGTATGTGATTGCCCACATCAGTACTTTCTGCACAGAATTTCTTTCTGTAATCCTCACTGTTTACTAttgtttccctccttctctctatgTACTGCAAATGTACTTTTTTTCTGAAACAGCTgagggttttgggggtggggtggggtgagagataATGTTTTTTTCCAATTTGACATAGATGCTAATTGTGGATGCCACTAACTGTCTGGTACCTATGATGTCACCAAGACAACATATCCGGTTCCCAGCCTTAGAACAATTTTGCGCTCTTAAAttattgtcgtcatcatcatggCTAAACATATGCATGGAAATGTTTACTTTggcaatttaaagtataaaaatgtCATCTGAAGTGGGATAGAGGACACGGCTGATAGCTGTGTCTTCTATCCCACTTCAGATGACAGCTGTGCAGATGGCCTGCACTATTCAGTATGCTGGTAGATGGAGTTACACCACAGCTAAGGGACTTCCTGCAAGTTCTCCTTGTATATTACAATGTCCCAGACCCTTAATTTCCCCTtactttcattaaaaaataaatcccattgccATCACACCTGTGCTTTAAGACCCTCCCCTGTTTATAGGCCCCACAAAGTCTCTGTTATCTTTCCTTGCCCCGTACCCCTGAGTTCAGGATGGCACAGAGATCCCCAGCTGGAGCCAACTCCTGTGTAAAGCCATAATGGGTGGCTGTCTCAAAAGCACTGTTGGTGGTTCGTAGAAGGGCGTGGTGCGAGGAGAGGCAAAGAGCGATGCAGTATTCCCGCAGGAACTCCCGCCTCCCAGTTCGCTCCTTAGACATCAGCTTCAGTGCCATTGAGGACCCTGTAAGGAACAAGGAAAAGTGTCAGTGGATGAGAAAGGGCCATCGTGTTTGCttactcctattattattattattattattattattattattattattaataataataataatagtatcccaccttttccccaatactgggactcaaggtggtttacaactcaaagcagtttacaaatattGCTAAATATTGGCAATActtgggctaaacaacccaggaagtgcTGGTACGTGCAAACCAGATGTAGAGCAtcatcagaagagcattttatcacacactcattactggccactcacagattttcacaggttctTTTCATGACTCCATCTACTTCCCACTCCTActcatttttccgtcacaaaaaaagatccggaaaatccgattcttttgGTTGtgatgaaacttgctgccatttcctgctgtgtgcaggagaagtagcatgGTAAAAACGCtcactaaatgggccacgtggtcgttgcttgcttcctctttcttccccaagtgccctattgtgggacaggagcaggaggcaaagcaacaggagagaaacgcgattttcccccatctgatgacactcccacactactgctttatagcggaattgaagtgcactgataattgtcgGGGCACatttcacattccatatacttctttcatagtgttatttcctgctttttatgccaTATTAACCAAAATAATGGAATAAATgttattgtgtgtcctacgaggtataaatgtgtaaGAGGGATATagagttaccatgatgggatcacaGTGagttgacacaaggtgtagatcagaTTCAGGGCAGTGTAGAAAATGCAGAGTTCACATGGCCTAGTTAAGATGGTTTTTAAACCGCATTAGTAGGGGGCTAGATGGGTGAGGAAAAACTTGTCTGAATTTGACAAAGAACATCAGGAAAGAGTCAGTCAGATTGTAACAGAGGAACAGGTCAAGATTTAGAAATAACACTAAGTATTGTCAGCTTAAAAACAAAGGGCTCCATCatcgcactccccccccccccactttgagtCAGCggcttccccctccatttccttagtgagtctagagctgggcactttcacatctctgtgttgttgcgctatttcagctcatgtatcttttcacctgtatcaatACTATGCTAGAAAaatttccttccccctgcagttattCCTTTACagaatttatatattatatatttctgcataaatacaatagtacggcaacctgaaactgcacaactatggtaaaacaacacactatgctttcccctaagattatATTAAACAATGTAAGTGAAGAGGAAGTATtataattagtttttggagaagtttgtggtcaatgttggcatggcaatgagaagctgacattgttctggtTAGGAAGCCTACACATGCCTGTTCAAGAGTAAAAACCATAGAATTGAATGGGACCGAGTTCAGGAACGGGTGGCGGCAGCCTTGATTGCCTTCTCCATGTGGTATTTGGGcaccctgtcttcctcccccttcatggttgagcagttgagtagagaacctccctgccctcctcttttatcaGCGAGACCATCCTCGACACACACGCcttcaacaaaaaatgggatggtccaatatagcgcaaggacagcaatacacaggatggaggagcagctttattgtgCACGGAGGggaaaaccagactttccctgctccaaaataagaccgaaaagggaggggaagaggtgagatgagcgcaggacagggacgacatcatgtgagtaccacgctacaaaaacacataccaggcatggcaagagtgcaataaattgctggtgtgatggagctcaaaatcaGTGTGTGTTCCTATGCCTTTTTACAGAAACATAATGCAGAGCAAATTTCACAGATGAAGCTGTTCACACCGTTGATCTCCATACTTGtaagaaaagcttcacctgtgaACTGTCTTATATGCTGGGCTGCTGCTAAAAACATAAGACACAGAGCCAGTAAACTGTAGTTGGCAACTTTATCTGGAAGAGTGACTTTAAAAGGAGGAGTCTGGTTTGTTTGACAGACaggtatttgtgtatgtgtgtgtaaaagtaaAAGTGTGTAAGATTTTGCCTTAGAGGTGGGGTCTTGTTCCATTCCAAGTGACCCTATAAATCTATCATTTTGGACTAGAGCtcatttttttctaaaagcaTCTCTAAAGGCTTGACAGAAGCTGTGATTACAATCACTGTGACACGCTCATCCTCACAGATCTGGCACATCTTGATCGTTTAACCCTCCCCCTTTTGTAAGTGAAGGAATGAGGCTGAAAGAGGCATAGATGAGGTGCTGATGAAGAAGACCAACAACCtgtcacttcccccaccccacccctctttggCCATACATTATTACTGGGAGGATAAGGACTGAAAATTAAATTTCCTCACTTTGGGCATCCAGACAGCACTGAGGTGGGTGGAACAATGTTGTTCAGCTTTTGCCTCCTTCTTACAACAAGGTAACAAAGGGGGAGACGTTAATGAGTTTGGTTCTAGAAAAGCAGTACAATGTCTAACATGgtgatccagtgtggtgtagtggctaaagtgttggactgggaatcgggagttCCAGGTTCTATTCGCCATTCagtcatggaagcccactgggaggggatctacactccgctgtggcaccccggttgtggaacgagctccccagagaggtccgcctggcgcctacactgtactgctttcgtcgccagctgaagacctttttattcactcagtattttaacacttaattttaacttaaatttaaattttactgttttaattctgtattttaatcttataatcaactttgctgtgtggttttatcctggttgcgctttttatactgtatttcgtaattgtgtttttaacctgttgggtgttttttgtggttttaatttttgtgaaccgcccagagagcttcagctattgggcggtataaaaatgtaataaataaataaataaatacactgcatactgaaggcgcttgcgtgcaccttcagtgcgcccccaaagcgactgtgtagatcctgccttaagaggcggaggaagaggcggaggaggaggcggctggggaatctagccgcgtccttgctgccgctgcccacctccccgccggcctcctgctgccggcaaaagagccactcggcggaagaaggcggggcggagagcggaagaagctctctgacacgggtggctctttcgtcagcagcaggaggccggcggggaggtgggcagcggcggcggcaaggacgcggccggattccccagccgcctcctccaccacctcttcctccgcctcttagggcaggatctacacagtcgctttgggggcgcactgaaggcgcacgtaagcaccttcagtacgcagtgtagatcccctctgggtgactttgggccagtcacagactctcagcccaacgtacctcacagagttgttattgtgaggatgaaatagagggttatgtatgccaccttgggttccttaaggaggaaaaaatgtgggatataaatgtaatgactaAATAATAAACAATGTGCCCCGACAATTATCAGCACCTTTCAGTACCAATAAAAAGCAATTGTTTGGATCTAGCCCAGGTTAGAATGTATGGAAGGCAACACGAAATCTAGGAAGTCACTTGTTTTTAGAATTTAACTGCTGTATATCAGTGTCTCCCCAGCAGGGGGCACTGTGAAGCCAGCTCACAACAGCAAGGA includes the following:
- the LOC134406256 gene encoding serine/threonine-protein kinase SBK1-like, which codes for MTPGQMDAIAQEGQVTTGKWPVTVFPQEPSLIAPAQKCLPDQGSTGEQNTNSAGNLEDTEDNEEFLEQLMSITSRNLLQLEVEEKYNIAKELGSGSYGHVLHVQHHERGSSMALKLMSKERTGRREFLREYCIALCLSSHHALLRTTNSAFETATHYGFTQELAPAGDLCAILNSGEGIPEVQVKRCAAQVAEALDFMHSKALVHRDIKLDNVMLFDRECRLVKLGDFGLTRLEGTQVAAMSGTLPYSPPELCLLEGSETLALDSSLDVWAFGVLLFCLCTGCFPWDVAMSPDPQFEEFGIWQNRTVPGEAPGLWKGFTTYVLDMFRRLMVIDPNRRSPAIEVHKYLLLPWRLDTCGEAQGSWGNSLKGKDSDACLSGPSGDSTEPGICSKENCLGQIQPGLMVSEKTHAIQMGPNPGCNPSPREDSRLCEPGLQP